In Hippoglossus stenolepis isolate QCI-W04-F060 chromosome 13, HSTE1.2, whole genome shotgun sequence, a single genomic region encodes these proteins:
- the ankrd50l gene encoding ankyrin repeat domain-containing protein 50 — translation MSGHREQMSSGSFDGSSSLLQGRRFYCRKWALEKLRHCLDTRSVPGQPPGLLVMGGPGAGKTALCTEVVWPTSKAGLAAGLAPRCLASHFCQREDQRSTVLWRFVLGLVEQLRASPLLSPGYRKVLDSPSVSSALEPVTCQKDPDDTFKRAVLRPLLDLPPPAQTLMLVVDSLDVGYGPATGSGNSGSITELLATNQHLLPGWLLLVCSVRRHNKAVCKIFSGFRKLCLDDLRKPPPVHDVQQYILCRLDEEAALRRQLTPDTADMLNLLHIKSGGCFLFLERVLDGVAVALVGLREIRDIPGTLNGLYLWLCQRLFPRGLFMYVKPLLNVLLASPRPLTPQQLFTAVWTHDTSLSLQDFRNKLHTLSPLLIDGPGGTKLLFHASFAEWLTDVKYCTQKYLCSRTEGHSMHAMALTLQGKHLDIEDTCQLATHLVCSGHHKDNPSLLALWMIWAGVPALTPSYSSALTASSRQPPVLVSQEVLQLLMRTGLIPTACFSDAQPSVRVQCIGEDETTLRQTFEREVSVKKLIDSGVSINQLCSTDGQTLLASAAHEGSVDVFELLLKHGFDPLIRDHQGQTPLNLASRQGHVKVLTVLLEWAKRQHPETAAQMMEHVDNEGWTALRSAAWGGHSEAVRLLLDAGADVDGCDAEGRTALRAAAWGGHEEIVLALLDYGAQVDKADSKGRTPLIAAAYMGHHEAVEILLDRNAEVDLADGDGRTALSVTALCVPTAAGIKSYGEVASLLLERGADPGHRDHDGMTPLLLAAYEGHEEVVELLLEAGADVDETAGPDGNVPAAAAVTPLLAAAAMGHMKTVSRLLFWGAAVDAIDCEGRTALCLAAARGSTEVVRALLDRGLDENHKDDLGWTPLHAAACEGHRAVCAALTERGSMARVGEMDIEGRTPLILAAQEGHLSTVRLLLDRRSPIDHRAYDGHSALSATLLEGHAEVAELLMRRGADTDVRDAEGRPLLYLLVLEGRLEMATLLMEKGGVPLESRDSEGRTALHVASWQGCVEMVDLLLKHGSNPNAQDTEGRPPMHSVAWTGHAEVGRRLLDARCVNIDLSCNQGATSLSIAAQEGHANIVAMLLERAANPDHMDKYGRSPVKVAGKHGHFNIVRLLERYGAKPYLGPSLNSSTTSPAKPNRILSSGISESNGAATSSSSISSPASTAERFHSMQSSQTSSTCHSLSTVQTVPADSLSFIQQIQQHSLPRSRSRHSTLPPPGSLQGSIQRNPKGSPPPTVCTVTAMVHNCKLPQKGLSPGLEYDKMNKQNSHLINTDRTTYAGGKWNSVMASLGIMPGQDSPAIGAKNRGSPPLGYPYKLQSPLQGEAWDSVPQKNILSPACYSFTPDLSCSALPEDVMVTMTTTDPQLNLKQAIKLQFEGPTSAVLYKRETPL, via the exons ATGTCAGGCCATCGGGAGCAAATGAGCAGCGGCAGCTTTGACGGCAGCTCCAGCTTACTCCAGGGCCGGCGTTTCTATTGCCGGAAATGGGCCCTGGAGAAGCTGCGGCACTGCCTGGACACCCGCTCTGTGCCGGGACAACCACCAGGGCTGCTGGTGATGGGGGGCCCTGGCGCTGGAAAGACTGCCCTCTGCACTGAGGTGGTGTGGCCCACCTCGAAGGCAGGGCTGGCGGCCGGCCTGGCACCACGCTGCCTGGCGTCCCACTTCTGCCAAAGGGAGGACCAGAGGAGCACGGTGCTGTGGAGGTTTGTCCTGGGCTTGGTGGAGCAGCTGAGggcctcacctctcctctcacctgGGTACAGAAAGGTCCTCGACAGCCCATCTGTATCTTCTGCTCTGGAGCCTGTCACCTGTCAGAAAGACCCTGATGATACCTTCAAGAG AGCGGTGTTGAGACCCCTGTTAGACCTCCCTCCCCCTGCCCAGACTCTGATGCTGGTGGTAGACTCCCTGGATGTAGGATATGGACCGGCTACAGGAAGTGGGAATAGTGGCTccatcacagagctgctggccACCAATCAACACCTCCTGCCTGGGTGGCTGCTGCTGGTCTGCTCCGTCCGCCGCCACAACAAGGCTGTGTGCAAGATCTTCTCAG GTTTCCGTAAGCTTTGTCTGGATGATCTTCGGAAGCCCCCGCCAGTCCACGATGTGCAGCAGTACATCCTCTGCCGGTTGGATGAAGAAGCAGCGCTTCGCCGTCAGCTCACCCCTGACACAGCTGACATGCTGAATTTACTTCACATCAAGAGCGGCGGTTGCTTTCTCTTCCTCGAGCGTGTTCTAGATGGTGTCGCAGTCGCACTGGTGGGTCTGCGGGAGATCCGCGACATCCCTGGGACGCTCAATGGCCTCTATCTGTGGTTGTGCCAAAGGCTGTTTCCCCGGGGGCTTTTCATGTACGTCAAGCCTCTCCTTAATGTGCTCTTAGCTTCCCCGAGGCCCCTCACGCCCCAGCAGCTGTTCACAGCAGTTTGGACTCATGACACCTCACTCAGCCTCCAGGATTTTCGGAACAAGCTCCacaccctctctcctctcttaaTTGATGGCCCTGGAGGGACCAAACTACTTTTTCATGCCAGCTTTGCTGAGTGGCTGACAGATGTTAAGTATTGCACACAGAAATACCTGTGTAGCAGGACAGAAGGTCACAGTATGCACGCTATGGCTTTGACTCTGCAGGGAAAACACTTGGACATTGAGGACACTTGCCAGTTAGCCACACATTTAGTTTGCTCTGGTCACCATAAAGACAACCCTTCATTATTGGCACTGTGGATGATATGGGCCGGTGTGCCTGCTCTTACTCCGAGCTACAGCAGTGCCCTCACTGCATCCTCACGTCAGCCTCCTGTTTTGGTCAGTCAGGAAGTTCTTCAGCTGTTAATGAGGACTGGGCTCATCCCTACTGCCTGCTTTTCAGATGCACAGCCAAGTGTCCGAGTACAATGTATAGGTGAAGACGAAACTACTTTACGACAAACTTTTGAAAGAGAGGTGTCTGTAAAAAAGCTGATAGACAGTGGGGTGTCGATAAACCAGTTATGTTCTACAGATGGACAGACATTGCTTGCCAGTGCAGCCCATGAGGGCTCTGTAGATGTTTTTGAACTTCTCCTGAAACATGGATTTGATCCACTGATCAGGGATCATCAAGGTCAGACACCACTAAATTTGGCTTCCAGGCAGGGTCATGTCAAAGTGTTGACTGTGCTCCTGGAATGGGCCAAGAGACAGCATCCAGAAACTGCAGCACAGATGATGGAGCATGTTGACAACGAAGGCTGGACAGCACTGCGCTCTGCAGCGTGGGGAGGACATAGCGAGGCTGTTCGCCTTCTTCTAGATGCAGGAGCTGATGTGGATGGATGTGATGCTGAAGGCCGGACTGCACTCAGAGCTGCTGCATGGGGTGGTCATGAGGAAATTGTTCTGGCCCTGTTGGACTATGGGGCACAGGTTGACAAAGCTGACAGCAAGGGCCGCACACCGCTTATTGCTGCTGCCTATATGGGACAtcatgaagctgtggagatATTGCTTGACCGCAATGCAGAGGTTGACTTAGCTGATGGAGATGGGCGAACCGCTCTGTCAGTCACTGCCCTCTGTGTCCCGACCGCAGCAGGGATAAAAAGTTATGGTGAGGTAGCAAGTCTGTTACTGGAACGTGGAGCTGATCCAGGACACAGAGACCATGATGGCATGACACCACTGCTTCTTGCAGCCTATGAGGGTCATGAAGAGGTAGTTGAACTTTTATTAGAAGCTGGCGCTGATGTAGATGAGACTGCCGGTCCTGATGGCAATGTCCCTGCTGCAGCCGCTGTTACTCCCCTACTGGCAGCTGCAGCAATGGGCCACATGAAAACAGTATCTCGTCTGCTTTTTTGGGGAGCAGCTGTGGATGCCATTGATTGTGAAGGCAGGACGGCACTCTGCCTAGCAGCAGCAAGAGGCAGCACTGAGGTTGTCCGTGCACTGCTGGACCGAGGACTCGACGAGAACCATAAGGATGACCTCGGCTGGACTCCACTGCACGCTGCCGCTTGTGAAGGCCATCGGGCTGTTTGTGCTGCTTTGACAGAGCGAGGCAGCATGGCACGTGTCGGAGAGATGGACATTGAAGGACGTACCCCTCTTATACTAGCTGCACAAGAAGGTCACTTGAGCACTGTGAGGCTGTTGTTGGACAGGCGGTCTCCCATTGACCACAGGGCCTATGATGGACATTCTGCCTTGAGTGCCACCCTCCTGGAGGGCCATGCTGAGGTGGCAGAGCTGCTTATGAGGCGAGGAGCTGATACAGATGTCCGGGATGCAGAGGGCAGGCCGCTGCTCTACCTACTGGTCCTAGAGGGTCGCCTTGAGATGGCTACTCTACTAATGGAGAAAGGAGGGGTGCCCCTAGAGTCCCGAGACTCTGAGGGCCGTACAGCGCTTCATGTGGCTTCCTGGCAGGGATGTGTAGAGATGGTAGACTTACTTCTAAAGCATGGGTCAAACCCTAATGCACAGGACACAGAAGGGAGACCTCCCATGCATTCAGTGGCTTGGACAGGACATGCTGAAGTGGGACGCCGTCTCCTAGATGCCAGGTGTGTCAACATTGACCTTTCCTGCAACCAGGGGGCAACATCTCTGAGCATTGCAGCCCAGGAGGGACATGCTAATATTGTTGCAATGCTTCTGGAAAGAGCTGCAAATCCCGATCACATGGACAAATATGGCCGGAGTCCAGTCAAAGTGGCTGGGAAACATGGGCACTTTAACATTGTCAGGCTTTTGGAGCGCTATGGAGCCAAGCCATACCTAGGCCCGTCGCTTAACTCTAGTACCACCTCCCCTGCAAAACCCAACAGGATCCTCTCCTCAGGAATCTCTGAGAGTAATGGAGCtgccacctcttcctcttccataTCTTCTCCTGCCTCCACTGCAGAACGATTCCATTCCATGCAGAGTTCCCAAACTTCATCTACCTGCCATTCATTGTCCACAGTGCAGACGGTGCCAGCTGACAGCCTCAGCTTTATTCAACAGATCCAGCAACACTCCCTGCCTCGCAGTCGTAGCCGTCACTCCACCCTCCCTCCACCAGGCAGCCTCCAAGGAAGCATCCAGAGAAATCCCAAAGGCAGTCCCCCTCCCACTGTTTGCACAGTTACTGCCATGGTGCACAACTGCAAATTGCCCCAGAAAGGCTTGTCGCCTGGACTTGAATAtgacaaaatgaacaaacaaaattCTCACTTAATAAATACAGACAGGACTACTTACGCTGGTGGTAAATGGAATTCAGTCATGGCTTCCCTTGGGATAATGCCAGGGCAAGACAGTCCTGCCATAGGTGCTAAAAACCGAGGGAGCCCTCCTCTGGGCTACCCATATAAATTGCAGAGCCCACTTCAAGGAGAAGCTTGGGATTCTGTACcccagaaaaacattttgtctccTGCTTGCTACAGTTTTACTCCAGACTTATCCTGTAGTGCCTTGCCAGAGGATGTTATGGTTACAATGACTACCACTGACCCACAGCTTAATCTGAAACAGGCCATCAAATTGCAGTTTGAAGGTCCCACCAGTGCAGTCTTATACAAAAGAGAGACACCCCTGTGA